A window of Sulfurimonas gotlandica GD1 contains these coding sequences:
- a CDS encoding NFACT RNA binding domain-containing protein: MKLSHLIQIKNYLQKFQKISAIYRVSDTIVKVSFDRDDEIFFEMQRSNSKMFRCSSYARSKVYNAPFDVLLAKRFNRANILSVELINEDKILRFKTSISSAYKEETTLLQFEFTGKYTNVIILDENEVVLEALRHVDLFSSFREVRVGQKLLNVPTAPFIAKEYPLEDVEKFLHDEYAQDIEDKLGSLKKQKLSFLGKKLKKLQKLYDVLEDEEKLEAEVQMCQHHGNLLLANIHNIKPYKKSIEVSDYDGTPVTIEFHKDFSSPAQMANSLFTRSKKAKQKVSHLHIEKESLNSKIEHMKLFMSAVEEAKDIAKIQLLFPKKIQSKKIKTNDSIETFWIDGYKIQLGKNEKGNVEVLKNARAKDIWVHMKDRPSAHVIITTDKQNIPMNIIEGAGRLCVDFTIAQKDKFLVDYTPRREVTIQSGASVLYNKYKTIEIDTR; this comes from the coding sequence ATGAAACTCTCACACTTAATACAAATAAAAAACTATCTACAAAAATTTCAAAAAATTTCAGCAATATATAGAGTAAGTGACACAATAGTCAAAGTATCATTCGATAGAGACGATGAAATCTTCTTTGAGATGCAACGCTCAAACTCTAAGATGTTTAGATGCAGCTCTTATGCCCGCTCAAAAGTTTATAATGCTCCATTTGATGTGCTTTTAGCAAAACGATTTAATCGTGCAAATATTTTGAGTGTAGAACTTATAAATGAAGATAAAATCTTAAGATTTAAAACCTCAATCAGTTCTGCATACAAAGAGGAAACAACATTACTGCAGTTTGAATTTACAGGTAAATATACAAATGTAATCATTTTAGATGAAAATGAAGTGGTACTTGAAGCTCTTCGTCATGTTGATCTCTTTTCTTCATTTCGTGAAGTAAGGGTTGGACAGAAGCTACTGAATGTCCCAACTGCTCCATTTATAGCAAAAGAGTACCCGCTAGAAGATGTAGAAAAGTTTTTGCATGATGAGTATGCTCAAGATATTGAGGATAAACTAGGATCTCTAAAAAAGCAAAAACTCTCTTTTCTTGGTAAAAAGCTAAAAAAATTGCAAAAATTGTACGATGTGCTTGAAGATGAAGAAAAACTTGAAGCTGAGGTGCAAATGTGTCAGCATCATGGAAACTTACTTTTAGCAAATATTCATAATATTAAGCCATATAAAAAGAGCATAGAGGTGAGTGACTATGACGGAACTCCTGTTACAATAGAGTTTCACAAAGACTTCTCAAGCCCCGCACAGATGGCAAATTCTCTATTTACAAGAAGTAAAAAAGCTAAACAAAAAGTATCGCATCTGCATATAGAAAAAGAGTCTCTTAATTCTAAAATAGAGCATATGAAACTATTTATGTCTGCTGTAGAAGAGGCAAAAGATATAGCCAAGATACAACTCTTGTTCCCAAAAAAGATTCAATCGAAAAAGATAAAAACAAATGATTCTATAGAGACTTTCTGGATAGATGGTTATAAAATTCAGCTTGGCAAAAATGAAAAGGGTAATGTAGAAGTCCTTAAAAATGCAAGAGCAAAAGATATTTGGGTTCATATGAAAGATAGACCATCAGCTCACGTAATCATCACAACAGATAAGCAAAATATCCCTATGAATATCATCGAAGGGGCTGGAAGATTGTGTGTTGATTTTACAATAGCTCAAAAAGATAAGTTTTTGGTCGATTATACTCCTAGACGAGAAGTTACTATTCAAAGTGGTGCGAGTGTGCTTTATAATAAATATAAAACTATCGAGATAGATACACGGTGA
- a CDS encoding phosphatidate cytidylyltransferase, whose product MGFLKALTSSKERTVTGLSLIAVVLIIGFIDNFFLMWAVLGAVYLVAFGEAVKLFQVEKDSLTIYAVGIWLLAGVYPYGDDLFVLAGVAYASAVAFDKELKWNDFFPFIYPTAGMLFIFTMYQEYGVLSLLWLLVVVAMTDVGAYAVGKSIGKTPFCETSPNKTMEGVVGGIIVATFSGMFVGLSIVDLGVAFIISFMVATSSIFGDLFESSLKRAAGVKDSGDILPGHGGALDRIDGYLFGAIVMLVLLRGLV is encoded by the coding sequence ATGGGATTTTTAAAAGCACTTACCTCAAGTAAAGAGAGAACTGTTACTGGTCTTTCGCTGATAGCAGTCGTTTTAATTATTGGTTTTATTGATAATTTTTTTCTTATGTGGGCAGTTCTTGGAGCTGTTTATCTAGTAGCATTTGGCGAGGCGGTGAAACTTTTTCAAGTTGAAAAAGACTCATTGACGATTTATGCTGTTGGCATCTGGCTTCTGGCTGGTGTCTATCCCTATGGCGATGACCTCTTTGTTTTGGCCGGTGTTGCTTATGCAAGTGCTGTGGCTTTTGACAAAGAACTTAAATGGAATGACTTTTTTCCTTTTATCTACCCCACAGCAGGAATGCTGTTTATCTTCACAATGTATCAAGAATACGGAGTACTTTCATTATTGTGGCTTTTAGTAGTTGTTGCAATGACTGATGTCGGGGCTTACGCTGTAGGAAAAAGCATCGGAAAAACTCCTTTTTGTGAGACTAGTCCAAACAAGACTATGGAAGGCGTAGTCGGTGGCATTATAGTTGCTACTTTCAGTGGTATGTTTGTAGGGCTTAGTATTGTTGACTTAGGTGTTGCTTTTATCATCTCTTTTATGGTTGCGACTAGCTCTATTTTTGGAGATCTTTTTGAGAGTAGCCTCAAAAGAGCTGCCGGTGTAAAAGACAGTGGAGATATACTTCCAGGTCATGGTGGTGCTCTTGACAGAATAGATGGTTACCTCTTTGGTGCTATTGTTATGCTTGTGCTTCTGAGAGGACTTGTGTAG
- the dxr gene encoding 1-deoxy-D-xylulose-5-phosphate reductoisomerase, whose product MVLLGSTGSIGVNTLEVAKKFNIDVEVLVCGKNIELLNKQILEHSPKVVVIADAHDIHKVNHSNVFSGSDAILKVIEDSSSELVVNALVGFLGLRPTLTALGCGKKIALANKESLVACGDFIDVSRIQPIDSEHFGLWYLMQDRPVEKMIITASGGAFRDWDINKLQNATLADTQKHPNWSMGQKITIDSATMVNKMFELLEARWLFGKGEYDAIIETKSLIHALIDFKDGSTTAHFAHASMQLPIAYALDEKMNENILGHVDLLKVGSLEFREITTDRYPVWQIREELLKNPSRGVVVNAANEAAIQKFINKEIGFMDISKTIIEAFEKFTEMPKNVDDVFDIDAQVRREIGKRK is encoded by the coding sequence TTGGTACTGCTAGGCTCAACAGGTTCTATAGGTGTAAATACACTCGAAGTAGCTAAAAAATTTAACATAGATGTTGAAGTCTTAGTCTGTGGAAAAAATATAGAACTATTAAACAAACAGATTTTAGAACACTCTCCTAAAGTTGTTGTAATCGCAGATGCCCATGACATACACAAAGTAAATCACTCTAATGTATTTTCAGGCTCAGATGCTATTTTAAAAGTTATAGAAGATTCAAGTTCGGAGTTAGTTGTAAATGCGCTTGTTGGTTTTTTGGGTCTTCGTCCGACACTCACAGCTCTGGGTTGCGGTAAAAAAATAGCTCTTGCAAATAAAGAATCATTAGTCGCTTGCGGTGATTTTATAGATGTAAGTAGAATCCAGCCAATAGACTCTGAGCACTTTGGTCTTTGGTACCTGATGCAAGATAGACCTGTTGAGAAGATGATTATCACTGCATCTGGCGGAGCATTTCGTGATTGGGATATAAATAAACTTCAAAATGCTACTCTAGCAGATACTCAAAAACATCCAAACTGGTCAATGGGACAAAAGATTACAATAGATTCTGCCACTATGGTAAATAAGATGTTTGAGTTATTAGAAGCCAGATGGCTCTTTGGAAAGGGTGAGTACGATGCAATCATTGAGACAAAGTCGCTTATTCATGCACTAATTGATTTTAAAGATGGCTCAACTACGGCACACTTTGCTCATGCTTCTATGCAGCTTCCAATCGCTTATGCACTTGATGAAAAGATGAATGAGAATATCTTAGGGCATGTTGACTTGCTAAAAGTCGGCTCTTTAGAGTTTCGTGAAATCACTACTGATAGATATCCAGTTTGGCAGATTAGAGAAGAGTTGCTTAAAAATCCATCTCGTGGGGTTGTAGTAAATGCAGCAAATGAAGCAGCGATCCAGAAGTTTATAAATAAAGAGATAGGCTTTATGGATATCAGTAAGACTATAATAGAGGCTTTTGAGAAGTTTACAGAGATGCCAAAAAATGTTGATGATGTATTTGACATAGATGCTCAAGTTCGTAGAGAAATTGGGAAAAGAAAATAA
- the tsaD gene encoding tRNA (adenosine(37)-N6)-threonylcarbamoyltransferase complex transferase subunit TsaD, with the protein MILSIESSCDDSAIAITDIKTKKLLFHKKISQELEHSIYGGVVPELAARLHAEALPKILAECEPYFKDLKAVAVTSTPGLAVTLVEGVTMAKAVSVALGIPLIGVNHLVGHIYSLFIDKETRFPLTVLLVSGGHTQVMEVKSLQEIKTVAKSMDDSFGESFDKCAKMMGLGYPGGPLIEELAKDGDRKKYDFTIPLSQSKLIAFSYSGLKNAVRLAVEKGSEEDYKDIAASFEHIATMHLTQKLKKYFKTVQPKTFAIVGGASANLYLRSQIQELLRPHGADLLLSELKYCSDNAAMIGRVAVEMYDKKMFSNMQDLDISPRSSI; encoded by the coding sequence ATGATATTAAGCATAGAAAGCTCATGTGATGATAGCGCCATTGCAATTACAGATATAAAAACAAAAAAACTTCTTTTTCATAAAAAAATATCTCAAGAACTTGAGCACTCTATTTATGGTGGAGTTGTTCCAGAACTAGCTGCCAGACTTCATGCTGAAGCACTACCAAAGATACTTGCAGAGTGTGAGCCATACTTTAAAGATTTAAAAGCAGTAGCAGTTACATCAACTCCAGGTTTAGCTGTAACACTTGTCGAAGGGGTGACTATGGCTAAGGCTGTGTCTGTTGCTTTAGGCATTCCCCTTATAGGGGTTAATCATCTTGTGGGACACATCTACTCTCTTTTTATAGATAAAGAAACACGGTTCCCTTTGACTGTTCTTTTAGTATCGGGTGGACATACTCAAGTTATGGAAGTAAAATCATTGCAAGAGATAAAAACTGTTGCTAAAAGTATGGATGACAGTTTTGGAGAGAGTTTTGACAAGTGTGCAAAGATGATGGGGCTTGGCTACCCTGGTGGACCGCTTATAGAAGAATTGGCAAAAGATGGAGATAGAAAAAAGTATGATTTTACAATTCCTCTTTCGCAATCAAAACTGATTGCGTTCTCATACTCAGGACTTAAAAATGCAGTTAGGCTTGCAGTTGAAAAAGGTAGTGAAGAAGACTATAAAGATATAGCCGCTTCATTTGAGCATATTGCGACTATGCATCTGACTCAGAAATTAAAAAAGTATTTTAAAACTGTTCAACCAAAAACTTTTGCAATAGTCGGTGGAGCAAGTGCTAACTTGTATCTTCGCTCACAGATTCAAGAACTTTTAAGGCCTCATGGAGCAGATTTACTTCTTAGTGAACTAAAATATTGTTCTGACAATGCAGCTATGATAGGTAGAGTAGCAGTTGAAATGTATGATAAAAAAATGTTTAGTAATATGCAAGACCTAGATATATCTCCAAGAAGTAGTATATAA
- the tpx gene encoding thiol peroxidase, protein MATVTFKNDIVCNLAGNEINVGDTAPVTTVVNCNPMLQNEQIGGEGKVQLVVAVPSLDTGVCDAETRRFNTEAAALSGVEVITVSMDLPFASARWCGAAGIENLKVCSDFRNKDFANAYGVLLADGPLAGITARVIFVIGKDGKVSYKQVVPEITTEPNYEEAIAAAKAAL, encoded by the coding sequence ATGGCAACAGTAACATTCAAAAACGACATCGTATGTAATTTAGCAGGTAACGAAATCAATGTAGGTGATACAGCACCAGTAACAACAGTAGTAAACTGTAACCCAATGCTTCAAAATGAGCAAATCGGTGGAGAAGGTAAAGTTCAATTAGTTGTAGCAGTACCATCTTTAGATACAGGTGTTTGTGACGCTGAAACAAGAAGATTTAACACTGAAGCAGCAGCTTTATCAGGTGTTGAAGTTATTACTGTTTCTATGGATTTACCATTTGCATCTGCTAGATGGTGTGGAGCAGCTGGAATTGAAAACTTAAAAGTTTGTTCTGACTTCAGAAACAAAGATTTCGCTAACGCTTATGGTGTTCTTTTAGCTGATGGTCCTTTAGCTGGTATCACTGCAAGAGTTATTTTTGTAATTGGTAAAGATGGAAAAGTTTCTTACAAGCAAGTTGTTCCAGAAATTACAACTGAGCCTAACTACGAAGAAGCTATCGCTGCTGCAAAAGCTGCACTTTAA
- a CDS encoding TIGR04219 family outer membrane beta-barrel protein, with protein MKKIFTALTCAGLLASTVSADFGRVEMGVGAWAQKTSGKISYTDNGANGTYTSSEKDVSQLYVWALIKHPIPVVPNLRLEYVALEDKGTATGQFKDFNIGGVSTTMAYDMKQYDIIPYYNILDNTAWITLDLGLDIKVVEASYNAAPQTPFTGYSGSETIALPLLYVRGRVEIPSTNIGIEADVKYVTYSSSTVYDARAKIDYTLDFIPVVQPAIEVGYRVQKIDLADDSSLNVDLEFSGVYAGLMLRF; from the coding sequence ATGAAAAAAATTTTTACAGCCTTGACGTGTGCAGGTCTTTTAGCCTCAACTGTTAGTGCAGATTTTGGAAGAGTTGAGATGGGTGTTGGTGCCTGGGCACAAAAAACTAGTGGTAAGATTAGCTACACTGATAATGGAGCAAACGGTACATATACATCAAGCGAAAAAGATGTTTCTCAGCTTTATGTATGGGCACTAATAAAACATCCTATACCAGTTGTTCCTAACCTTAGATTGGAATATGTAGCTTTAGAAGATAAAGGTACTGCTACTGGTCAGTTTAAAGATTTTAATATCGGTGGGGTTAGTACTACTATGGCTTATGACATGAAACAATACGATATTATTCCATACTACAACATCTTGGATAATACTGCATGGATTACTCTTGATCTTGGTTTAGATATTAAAGTAGTTGAAGCGTCATACAATGCAGCTCCACAAACTCCTTTTACTGGTTATAGCGGCAGTGAGACAATAGCTCTACCACTTCTTTATGTTAGAGGTCGTGTTGAGATTCCTTCAACTAATATTGGTATTGAAGCAGATGTGAAATATGTGACATATAGTTCAAGTACTGTCTATGATGCTCGTGCAAAAATTGATTATACTTTAGATTTTATACCTGTAGTTCAGCCGGCAATAGAAGTTGGCTATAGAGTTCAAAAAATTGATCTTGCAGATGATAGTTCTTTAAATGTTGATTTAGAGTTTTCAGGTGTTTATGCAGGTTTAATGCTTCGTTTCTAA
- a CDS encoding DUF4405 domain-containing protein: protein MDNKIVMKKIISLTLAFSFLVMSITGIMLYIVPKGKIAYWANWQMFGLTKTQYGDIHITSMILFLVVTIWHIYYNWKPLVSYMRDSAKKITLFKKELLIALGLNILFVAGTLSGIQPFQSVLDLNDDIKSYWEKEYGSPPYGHAEESSLKSFSKRIGADTDNAVKLLKDSNIKVDSIEQTLLEISKENGIASKVIYDIIRPKQNSNDEKIDFLGRRTLDELASLNKISLEKSIEFLEKQGFKASSDTKMKEAAEALGVTPYKLYEKLKTL from the coding sequence ATGGACAATAAAATTGTAATGAAAAAGATTATCTCATTAACACTTGCTTTTTCGTTTCTTGTTATGAGTATCACTGGCATAATGCTCTATATTGTTCCAAAGGGCAAGATTGCTTATTGGGCTAACTGGCAGATGTTTGGACTTACTAAGACTCAATACGGTGATATTCATATAACTTCGATGATTCTTTTTTTAGTTGTAACAATTTGGCATATATATTACAATTGGAAGCCGCTTGTAAGCTACATGAGAGATAGTGCAAAGAAGATTACACTGTTCAAAAAAGAACTTTTAATCGCACTTGGCCTCAACATACTTTTTGTAGCAGGGACATTAAGTGGCATCCAGCCTTTTCAGAGTGTACTTGATTTAAATGATGATATCAAATCTTATTGGGAGAAAGAATATGGTTCACCGCCATATGGACACGCAGAAGAATCTTCTTTAAAATCTTTTTCAAAAAGAATAGGTGCAGATACTGATAACGCTGTAAAACTCTTAAAAGACAGTAATATTAAAGTAGATTCAATAGAGCAGACACTATTGGAAATATCAAAAGAAAATGGAATTGCTTCAAAAGTAATTTATGACATAATAAGACCAAAGCAAAATTCAAATGATGAAAAAATAGATTTTTTAGGACGCAGAACACTGGATGAGCTAGCAAGTCTTAATAAAATAAGTTTGGAAAAGTCTATAGAATTTTTAGAAAAACAAGGCTTTAAAGCATCGTCTGATACTAAAATGAAAGAAGCGGCAGAAGCCTTAGGTGTAACTCCGTATAAACTCTACGAAAAATTAAAAACACTATAA
- a CDS encoding UDP-N-acetylmuramate dehydrogenase translates to MKTKKIDFSKFSSINIGDTLEVSLLENPNDLTPQHFLIGSCNNILMGTQPPKLMKLSKSYDYIKIEDSVLKIGAATPSGKIASFCKKHNIANFEFISHLPGTLGGLVYMNAGLKEYEIFNYLISIKTTKAALHKDDITFGYRFTNIKEPILEATFALEYGFDEEKVALFKKMRSNQPSIPSAGSCFKNPEGDYAGRLIEAVGLKGKRVGGMEFSTEHANFLVNCGGGIFEDAIFLIEEAQKRVLDEFGISLECEVVILDKRYLG, encoded by the coding sequence ATGAAAACGAAAAAAATAGACTTTTCCAAATTCTCTTCCATAAATATTGGAGATACTCTTGAAGTTTCTCTTTTAGAAAATCCAAATGACTTGACCCCACAACACTTTCTCATAGGATCTTGTAACAACATTCTTATGGGGACACAACCTCCAAAACTCATGAAACTTTCAAAAAGTTACGACTATATAAAAATAGAAGACAGCGTACTTAAAATTGGCGCAGCAACCCCTTCAGGGAAAATAGCCTCATTTTGTAAAAAACACAATATCGCAAACTTTGAATTTATTTCACATCTACCTGGAACTCTTGGCGGTTTGGTATATATGAACGCTGGACTTAAAGAGTATGAAATATTTAACTATCTGATTAGCATTAAAACAACTAAAGCCGCCCTGCACAAAGATGATATAACTTTTGGGTACAGATTTACAAATATAAAAGAGCCTATTTTAGAAGCTACCTTTGCTCTTGAGTATGGTTTTGATGAAGAAAAAGTAGCGCTGTTTAAAAAGATGCGTTCAAACCAACCAAGTATTCCAAGTGCTGGAAGCTGCTTTAAAAATCCAGAGGGTGATTATGCCGGAAGACTAATAGAAGCTGTTGGATTAAAGGGAAAAAGAGTTGGCGGAATGGAGTTTAGCACTGAACATGCAAACTTTTTAGTTAACTGTGGAGGTGGTATTTTTGAAGATGCCATCTTTCTAATTGAAGAGGCTCAAAAAAGGGTGCTTGATGAGTTCGGTATCTCACTAGAGTGTGAAGTTGTAATCTTAGACAAGAGGTATTTAGGTTAA
- the fliQ gene encoding flagellar biosynthesis protein FliQ gives MEAKLIALGIETFKIALLLALPGLLTGMLVGLAVSIFQATTQINEMTLSFIPKIIGVVIVIILTMPWMLNSMTDFATNIFNMMPEFIE, from the coding sequence ATGGAAGCCAAATTAATTGCACTAGGAATTGAAACATTTAAGATCGCTCTTTTATTAGCTCTTCCTGGTCTTTTAACAGGTATGCTCGTAGGTTTGGCAGTTAGTATATTTCAAGCTACAACTCAGATTAACGAGATGACTCTTTCTTTTATTCCTAAGATTATTGGTGTTGTTATAGTTATAATCTTGACTATGCCTTGGATGCTAAACTCTATGACCGACTTTGCGACCAATATCTTCAATATGATGCCAGAATTCATAGAGTGA
- a CDS encoding menaquinone biosynthesis family protein, protein MKRTLIAHSPDADDIFMYYAIKFGWVDMKNTLFDNIAKDIQTLNEDALNGVYDIVAISFALYPHIKEEYAPLRTAVSFGEGYGPKLIKKKGVKLKRNFKVALSGKHTTNAMLFRIAYPDARVTYMNFLEIEQAVLDGNVDAGVLIHESILTYDNALEVEREMWDIWQELAGDELPLPLGGMAIRRSLPLNKAIEYEATLTKAVQVARDHKDRLSKMLIERDLVRIDAPTLDKYLELYANDDSITLSDIQYKAIDKLFELGHKHGFYDSQVKVEDFMIPTEYKELRNS, encoded by the coding sequence ATGAAAAGAACTTTAATTGCACACTCCCCAGATGCTGATGATATCTTCATGTATTATGCTATCAAATTTGGCTGGGTTGATATGAAAAACACCCTATTTGATAACATTGCTAAAGATATCCAAACACTAAATGAAGATGCACTAAACGGTGTTTATGACATTGTTGCTATAAGCTTTGCTCTCTATCCGCACATAAAAGAAGAATATGCACCGCTAAGAACTGCTGTAAGTTTTGGTGAAGGTTATGGACCAAAACTCATCAAGAAAAAAGGTGTAAAACTAAAACGTAACTTTAAGGTTGCACTTAGTGGAAAACACACTACAAATGCGATGCTTTTTCGCATAGCTTATCCTGACGCAAGAGTTACTTATATGAACTTTTTAGAGATTGAGCAAGCTGTTCTTGATGGCAATGTAGATGCAGGCGTTTTAATTCATGAGAGCATTTTGACTTATGATAATGCTCTTGAAGTAGAACGTGAGATGTGGGATATCTGGCAAGAACTAGCCGGAGATGAACTTCCTCTTCCTCTTGGTGGTATGGCAATTCGCCGCTCACTTCCTCTAAATAAAGCTATTGAATATGAAGCAACTCTTACTAAAGCGGTTCAAGTTGCAAGAGATCACAAAGATAGACTTTCTAAAATGCTAATTGAACGTGATTTAGTACGTATAGATGCTCCGACACTAGATAAATACTTAGAGCTTTATGCAAATGACGACTCAATCACTCTAAGTGATATTCAATACAAAGCAATAGACAAACTGTTTGAACTTGGACACAAACATGGTTTTTATGACTCACAAGTTAAAGTAGAAGATTTTATGATTCCTACTGAGTACAAAGAGCTTAGGAACTCATAG
- the recA gene encoding recombinase RecA — translation MDANKQKSLDLAMKQIDKAFGKGALMRLGDKDIEPIKSISTGSLGLDLALGIGGVPQGRVVEIYGPESSGKTTLALQITAECQKNGGVCAFIDAEHALDVVYAKNLGVDVENLLVSQPDYGEQALDIVETIARSGAIDLIVIDSVAALTPKSEIEGEMSDQNVGVQARLMSKALRKLTGVISKMNCTVIFINQIRMKIGMMGYGSPETTTGGNALKFYASVRIDVRRIASLKQGESQIGNRVKAKVIKNKVAPPFRQAEFDIMFGEGISKEGELVDYGVKLDIIDKSGAWFSYEETKLGQGRENVKAKFKDEPELAREIEEKIKVAMGVSNVMIMDTTDIEDLDE, via the coding sequence ATGGACGCAAATAAACAAAAATCATTAGACTTAGCGATGAAACAAATCGACAAGGCATTTGGTAAGGGTGCTTTAATGAGACTTGGAGACAAAGATATAGAGCCAATTAAATCAATAAGTACAGGTTCTCTTGGGCTTGACTTAGCGCTTGGTATAGGTGGTGTTCCTCAGGGAAGAGTTGTTGAGATTTATGGACCTGAGAGTTCTGGTAAAACAACTTTAGCACTTCAGATAACTGCAGAATGTCAAAAAAATGGCGGTGTTTGTGCATTTATAGATGCTGAACACGCTCTTGATGTTGTATATGCTAAAAATCTTGGTGTAGATGTTGAAAATCTGCTTGTTTCTCAGCCTGATTATGGCGAACAAGCTTTAGACATTGTTGAAACTATTGCTCGTAGTGGAGCAATTGATTTAATAGTAATAGATTCAGTTGCAGCTTTGACTCCAAAGTCTGAGATTGAAGGCGAAATGTCTGATCAAAATGTTGGTGTTCAAGCTCGTCTTATGTCAAAAGCTCTTCGTAAACTGACTGGTGTTATCAGTAAAATGAACTGTACCGTTATTTTTATAAACCAGATTCGTATGAAAATTGGTATGATGGGCTATGGCTCTCCGGAGACAACAACTGGTGGAAATGCTCTAAAATTTTATGCATCAGTTCGTATTGATGTAAGACGTATAGCTTCTCTTAAGCAGGGCGAAAGTCAGATTGGTAATCGTGTTAAAGCTAAAGTTATCAAAAACAAAGTGGCACCACCATTCCGCCAAGCAGAGTTTGACATTATGTTTGGAGAAGGTATCTCAAAAGAGGGCGAGCTAGTTGACTATGGTGTTAAATTGGATATCATAGATAAAAGTGGCGCCTGGTTCTCTTACGAAGAGACTAAACTTGGTCAAGGACGTGAAAATGTTAAAGCTAAGTTCAAAGATGAGCCTGAATTGGCAAGAGAGATAGAAGAAAAAATCAAAGTAGCTATGGGCGTAAGTAATGTCATGATTATGGACACTACTGATATAGAAGACTTAGACGAATAA